Proteins encoded within one genomic window of Amycolatopsis sp. 2-15:
- the sucC gene encoding ADP-forming succinate--CoA ligase subunit beta, translated as MDLFEHEARELFSSHGVPVPRGRVATSPEEARAAAVVIGGTVVVKAQVKTGGRGKAGGVKLAATPDDAEQVADDILGMDIKGHTVHKVLVTEASEIAEEYYVSYLLDRAERTFLAMASVAGGMEIEEVAATRPEALAKVPVDALTGVDRAKAVEIVAAAQFPAEVADDIADALVRLWEVFVGEDTTLVEVNPLARTKNGRVIALDGKVTLDANAEFRHADHAAFADPNAGDPLEREAAEQGLNYVKLDGDIGVIGNGAGLVMSTLDVVAAAAAEMGARGPANFLDIGGGASAGIMSAGLGVILGDPDVRSVFVNVFGGITACDAVADGIVQALGILGDRATKPLVVRLDGNNVAEGRRILAEAGHPLVTVVETMDDAAREAAKLATVTASAEA; from the coding sequence ATGGATCTCTTCGAACACGAGGCGCGCGAGCTGTTCTCCTCGCACGGCGTACCGGTCCCCCGCGGCCGCGTCGCCACGAGCCCGGAAGAAGCGCGCGCGGCGGCCGTGGTGATCGGCGGCACCGTGGTGGTCAAGGCACAGGTCAAGACCGGCGGACGCGGCAAAGCCGGCGGCGTGAAGCTCGCGGCCACGCCCGACGACGCCGAACAGGTCGCCGACGACATCCTGGGCATGGACATCAAGGGCCACACCGTGCACAAGGTGCTGGTGACCGAGGCGAGCGAGATCGCCGAGGAGTACTACGTGTCCTACCTGCTCGACCGCGCGGAGCGGACGTTCCTCGCCATGGCGTCGGTGGCCGGCGGCATGGAGATCGAGGAGGTCGCGGCGACGCGGCCCGAGGCGCTGGCGAAGGTACCGGTCGACGCGCTCACCGGCGTCGACCGCGCCAAGGCGGTCGAGATCGTCGCCGCGGCGCAGTTCCCGGCCGAGGTCGCCGACGACATCGCCGACGCGCTGGTGCGGCTGTGGGAGGTCTTCGTCGGCGAGGACACCACGCTGGTCGAGGTGAACCCGCTGGCGCGCACCAAGAACGGCCGGGTGATCGCGCTCGACGGCAAGGTCACCCTCGATGCCAACGCCGAGTTCCGCCACGCCGACCACGCCGCGTTCGCCGACCCGAACGCCGGTGACCCGCTGGAGCGCGAAGCCGCCGAGCAGGGGCTGAACTACGTGAAGCTCGACGGCGACATCGGCGTGATCGGCAACGGCGCCGGCCTGGTGATGTCCACATTGGACGTCGTCGCGGCCGCGGCCGCCGAGATGGGCGCGCGGGGACCGGCGAACTTCCTCGACATCGGCGGCGGCGCGTCGGCCGGGATCATGTCGGCCGGGCTCGGCGTGATCCTCGGCGACCCGGACGTGCGCAGCGTCTTCGTGAACGTCTTCGGCGGCATCACCGCGTGCGACGCGGTGGCCGACGGCATCGTGCAGGCGCTGGGGATCCTCGGCGACCGTGCGACGAAACCGCTGGTGGTGCGGCTCGACGGCAACAACGTGGCCGAGGGCCGGCGCATCCTGGCCGAAGCCGGCCACCCGCTCGTGACCGTGGTGGAGACCATGGACGACGCCGCCCGCGAGGCGGCCAAGCTCGCGACCGTTACTGCTAGCGCGGAGGCCTGA
- the sucD gene encoding succinate--CoA ligase subunit alpha produces the protein MAIFLDENSRVVVSGMTGAEGMKHTKRMLAAGTNVVGGVNPRKAGQKVAVGERELPVFGSVADAMAATGADVVVLFVPPPFVKDAVIEAVDAEIGLAVVITEGVPVHDSAVFWAHAVAKGGKTRIIGPNCPGIVSPGLSNAGIIPADITGPGRIGLVSKSGTLTYQLMHELRDIGFSTCVGIGGDPVIGTTHIDAVEAFEKDPDTDVIVLIGEIGGDAEERAAAYVRENVSKPVVGYVAGFTAPEGKTMGHAGAIVSGSAGTAVAKKAALEAAGIRVGRTPSETARLVREVLAGTP, from the coding sequence GTGGCGATCTTCCTGGACGAGAACAGCCGTGTCGTCGTGTCCGGCATGACCGGCGCCGAGGGCATGAAGCACACCAAGCGGATGCTGGCCGCGGGCACGAACGTGGTCGGTGGCGTGAACCCGCGCAAGGCCGGCCAGAAGGTGGCGGTCGGCGAGCGCGAGCTGCCCGTGTTCGGCAGTGTCGCCGACGCGATGGCCGCGACCGGCGCCGACGTGGTGGTGCTGTTCGTGCCGCCGCCGTTCGTGAAGGACGCGGTGATCGAGGCCGTCGATGCCGAGATCGGCCTGGCCGTGGTGATCACGGAGGGGGTACCGGTGCACGATTCGGCGGTGTTCTGGGCCCACGCCGTCGCCAAGGGCGGCAAGACCCGGATCATCGGCCCGAACTGCCCCGGCATCGTCTCCCCCGGGCTGTCCAACGCGGGCATCATCCCGGCCGACATCACCGGCCCGGGACGCATCGGGCTGGTGTCGAAATCGGGCACGCTCACCTACCAGCTCATGCACGAGCTGCGCGACATCGGCTTCTCCACCTGCGTCGGCATCGGCGGCGACCCGGTGATCGGGACCACGCACATCGACGCGGTCGAGGCCTTCGAGAAGGACCCGGACACCGACGTGATCGTGCTGATCGGCGAGATCGGCGGCGACGCCGAGGAACGCGCGGCCGCCTACGTCCGGGAGAACGTGAGCAAGCCCGTGGTCGGCTACGTCGCCGGGTTCACCGCACCGGAGGGCAAGACGATGGGCCACGCCGGCGCGATCGTCTCCGGCTCGGCCGGTACGGCCGTCGCGAAGAAGGCGGCGCTGGAGGCGGCGGGCATCCGCGTCGGGCGGACCCCGAGCGAGACCGCGCGGCTGGTGCGCGAAGTCCTCGCGGGGACGCCGTAG
- a CDS encoding beta-class carbonic anhydrase, with product MGEIDALVANAGRYHGGLDHTRLVKRPRRRVAVVACMDARISVYRLLGLEEGDAHVIRNAGGAVTDDAIRSLAVSQRLLGTRESILVHHEDCGMRTFTDTEFARQVEQGTGIRPPWSAEAFTDAEQDVRQCLRRVRSSPFLPHTASVRGFVYDERTGAMTEVGAAGRPG from the coding sequence GTGGGCGAGATCGACGCGCTGGTCGCCAACGCCGGGCGCTACCACGGCGGCCTCGACCACACCCGGCTGGTGAAGCGGCCCCGCCGTCGGGTGGCGGTGGTGGCGTGCATGGACGCGCGGATCAGCGTCTACCGGTTGCTGGGCCTGGAAGAGGGCGACGCCCACGTGATCCGCAACGCCGGCGGGGCCGTGACCGACGACGCGATCCGGTCGCTGGCGGTGAGCCAGCGGCTGCTGGGTACCCGGGAGAGCATCCTCGTCCACCACGAGGACTGCGGCATGCGAACCTTCACGGACACGGAGTTCGCGCGCCAGGTCGAGCAGGGCACCGGGATCCGGCCGCCCTGGTCGGCCGAGGCGTTCACCGACGCCGAGCAGGACGTGCGCCAATGCCTGCGCCGCGTGCGCAGCAGTCCGTTCCTGCCGCACACCGCGTCCGTGCGAGGGTTCGTCTACGACGAGCGGACCGGGGCGATGACCGAGGTCGGCGCCGCGGGCCGGCCGGGCTAG
- a CDS encoding molybdopterin molybdotransferase MoeA gives MHRGWAEARRIARDAVKPLEAVELPLGEALGRALASPVRALVPMPAYDNSAMDGYAVAGPGPWTVVGAVRAGGAPYAGVLAHGTALEIATGAPVPAGTRAVLPVEHAVHSGRRVSGTVASGKHVRRRGEDWPEGAELLTTSTTVTAAVLGAAAAVGHDTLLVHRRPRVSVVVTGDEVQTSGLPRPGRVRDAIGPLLPGLLRAAGAEEHGLVRLADQPDALTAALTDDDADVVVVCGATSKGPADHLRGVLRALLADVRVDGVAVRPGHPQLLAVLPDGRCVVGLPGNPFAALGAGLTLLMPLLTELGGHREPAPVTAWAAEPLPAHPSDTRLVPVVRSGGDVTPVGHDRPGSLWGAALADALAVVPPGWRGGDVELLPLP, from the coding sequence ATGCACCGGGGATGGGCCGAGGCCCGCCGGATCGCTCGCGACGCGGTGAAGCCGCTCGAAGCGGTGGAACTGCCGTTGGGCGAAGCGCTGGGCCGGGCGCTGGCGAGCCCGGTCCGGGCCCTGGTGCCGATGCCGGCGTACGACAACTCGGCGATGGACGGGTACGCCGTCGCCGGGCCCGGACCGTGGACCGTGGTGGGCGCGGTCCGGGCCGGCGGCGCGCCGTACGCCGGCGTGCTGGCTCACGGCACGGCTCTGGAGATCGCCACGGGCGCGCCGGTTCCGGCCGGCACGCGCGCGGTGCTGCCGGTGGAGCACGCCGTCCACAGTGGACGGCGGGTGAGCGGCACCGTGGCGAGCGGCAAGCACGTGCGCCGCCGGGGCGAGGACTGGCCCGAGGGTGCGGAGCTGCTCACCACGTCGACCACCGTGACGGCCGCTGTGCTCGGCGCGGCGGCGGCCGTCGGGCACGACACGCTGCTGGTGCACCGCCGGCCACGGGTGTCGGTGGTCGTGACCGGCGACGAGGTCCAGACCTCGGGGCTGCCACGGCCGGGCCGGGTCCGCGACGCGATCGGGCCGCTGCTGCCCGGCTTGCTGCGCGCCGCGGGTGCCGAGGAGCACGGCCTCGTCCGGCTCGCCGATCAGCCCGACGCCCTCACCGCGGCGCTGACCGACGACGACGCGGACGTGGTGGTGGTCTGCGGCGCCACCTCCAAGGGGCCGGCCGACCACCTGCGAGGAGTGCTGCGGGCGCTGCTCGCCGATGTCCGCGTGGACGGTGTCGCGGTCCGGCCCGGGCACCCGCAGCTGCTGGCGGTGCTGCCCGACGGCCGGTGCGTGGTCGGGCTGCCCGGCAACCCCTTCGCGGCGCTCGGGGCCGGGCTGACGCTGCTCATGCCGTTGCTGACCGAGCTCGGTGGCCACCGCGAGCCGGCGCCCGTCACGGCGTGGGCCGCCGAACCCCTGCCCGCGCACCCGAGCGACACCCGGCTCGTGCCCGTCGTGCGCTCGGGCGGCGACGTCACACCGGTGGGCCACGACCGGCCCGGTTCGCTGTGGGGCGCGGCGCTCGCCGACGCCCTCGCCGTGGTGCCGCCGGGCTGGCGGGGCGGTGACGTCGAACTGCTGCCCCTGCCCTGA
- a CDS encoding LysR family transcriptional regulator, producing the protein MDLRQLEIVVAVAEEGGFTAAAHRLHTVQSTVSTVVRALERDLGTSLFERTTHRVALTPAGRAFLPAARAALKAAEHARATVDGARWKLGGRVRIGVMPGAWPDPHRALAALRREHPGVQVQVLLVPPRQLRSAVHESSVDALVAVEDCVAGDGLVSRPLRREAMVLMTPAGDRGADRPVTAADAAAAAVVDFAPGWANREATDRAFHTAQVRRTVAHEVTDVAAAAELVRHDLGACILPASVAARFADLTSRPFSRGGPTWHISVTRPAGDPPPAVAAVLRHLT; encoded by the coding sequence ATGGACCTGCGGCAGCTGGAGATCGTCGTCGCGGTCGCCGAGGAGGGCGGGTTCACCGCCGCGGCGCACCGCCTGCACACCGTGCAGTCGACGGTGTCCACGGTGGTCCGCGCGCTCGAACGCGACCTCGGCACGTCGCTGTTCGAGCGCACCACCCACCGCGTCGCGCTGACGCCGGCGGGCCGGGCGTTCCTGCCCGCCGCGCGCGCCGCGCTGAAGGCCGCCGAACACGCCCGGGCGACCGTGGACGGGGCGCGCTGGAAACTCGGCGGCCGCGTGCGGATCGGGGTGATGCCCGGCGCGTGGCCCGACCCGCACCGCGCGCTCGCGGCGCTGCGCCGCGAGCACCCGGGTGTGCAGGTGCAGGTGCTCCTGGTCCCGCCGCGGCAGCTGCGCTCGGCGGTGCACGAGTCCAGTGTGGACGCTCTCGTCGCCGTGGAGGACTGCGTGGCCGGCGACGGTCTGGTCAGCCGGCCGCTGCGGCGCGAGGCCATGGTGCTGATGACTCCCGCGGGCGATCGCGGCGCCGACCGGCCGGTCACCGCCGCCGACGCGGCCGCCGCGGCGGTCGTCGACTTCGCGCCGGGCTGGGCCAACCGCGAGGCGACCGACCGGGCGTTCCACACCGCGCAGGTGCGCCGGACCGTGGCCCACGAGGTCACCGACGTCGCCGCGGCGGCGGAGCTCGTCCGCCACGATCTGGGCGCGTGCATCCTGCCCGCGTCCGTGGCCGCGCGGTTCGCCGATCTCACCTCGCGGCCGTTCTCCCGCGGCGGCCCGACCTGGCACATCTCCGTGACCCGCCCGGCCGGTGATCCCCCGCCGGCGGTGGCGGCCGTGCTGCGGCATCTGACCTGA
- a CDS encoding LysR family transcriptional regulator — protein MLLRQPEYLVALARERHFARAADGSHVSQPSLSAAIRKLEHELGAPIARRGRRLEGRRDAAHDPVLRTPPHARVSLESPPSREITRRLAEYELDIARTYVDDEELSTVRTYPLHEERYLLLTPRDGELAGRERVRWAEVATVPLCLLGQQMRNRRIPSSRGRCSR, from the coding sequence GTGCTGCTACGCCAACCGGAGTACCTCGTCGCGCTCGCGCGCGAACGTCACTTCGCCCGCGCCGCCGACGGCTCTCACGTCTCGCAGCCCTCGCTGTCGGCCGCGATCCGGAAGCTGGAGCACGAGCTGGGCGCGCCGATCGCGCGCCGCGGCCGGCGGCTCGAGGGCCGCCGCGACGCTGCTCACGACCCGGTTCTGCGAACGCCACCGCACGCCCGCGTGTCGCTGGAATCCCCTCCGTCCCGGGAAATCACGCGCCGGCTCGCGGAGTACGAACTCGACATCGCCCGGACCTATGTGGACGACGAGGAGCTCAGCACCGTCCGCACCTACCCGCTCCACGAGGAGCGCTACCTGCTCCTGACGCCCCGCGACGGTGAGCTCGCCGGCCGCGAGCGCGTGCGCTGGGCCGAAGTCGCCACCGTGCCGCTGTGCCTGCTCGGGCAGCAGATGCGCAACCGGCGGATCCCATCCTCGCGCGGGCGTTGCTCGAGGTGA
- a CDS encoding NAD(P)-dependent oxidoreductase yields the protein MHLHYTDRHRLPAEVEQELGLTFHESAAAMVPRCDAVTINAPWHPETEGLFGDELIATMERGAYLIPPADHPWRTMLHHGMTPRISGSSISAQARYSAGTREILESWFTGSPIRDEYLIVDGGNLAGRGTDSYSANRWSLDRRPSSPRLLRGEEGLPRVRRQRSTSCSGSWRPRRSARV from the coding sequence GTGCACCTGCACTACACCGACCGGCATCGGCTGCCCGCCGAGGTGGAGCAGGAGCTGGGGCTGACGTTCCACGAGAGCGCCGCGGCCATGGTGCCCCGCTGCGACGCCGTGACCATCAACGCGCCGTGGCACCCGGAGACCGAGGGCCTGTTCGGCGACGAGCTCATCGCGACGATGGAGCGTGGCGCGTACCTCATCCCGCCGGCCGACCACCCGTGGCGCACCATGCTCCACCACGGCATGACCCCGCGCATCTCGGGTTCTTCGATCTCGGCTCAGGCGCGTTACTCCGCGGGCACGCGCGAGATCCTCGAGTCGTGGTTCACCGGCTCGCCGATCCGCGACGAGTACCTGATCGTCGACGGCGGCAACCTCGCCGGCAGGGGTACGGATTCGTACTCTGCCAACCGCTGGTCCCTCGATCGAAGGCCCTCTTCGCCGCGATTGCTCCGCGGCGAAGAGGGCCTTCCTCGTGTGCGGCGTCAGCGCTCCACGAGCTGCAGTGGATCGTGGAGGCCGAGGCGGTCGGCTCGCGTGTAG
- the fdhD gene encoding formate dehydrogenase accessory sulfurtransferase FdhD, translating to MGRMTSRRRVFRVVDGELTMRPDTLSAEEPLEIRVAGKALTITMRTPGSDFDLAAGFLVGEGIVHQGADVAGIRYCAGASRASGDGSNTYNIVDVVLRAGVPLPDPSMERNFYTTSSCGLCGKASLDAVRTTLRWPVTADPLAVGPQVLATLPDALRTAQKVFDRTGGLHAAGLFDAGGQLLCVREDVGRHNAVDKVVGWAAREGRLPLTGTMLMVSGRASFELVQKAAMAGIPLLSAVSAPSSLAVELAEEVGLTLVGFLRGTSMNVYTRADRLGLHDPLQLVER from the coding sequence ATGGGCCGGATGACGAGCCGACGCCGCGTGTTCCGCGTCGTCGACGGCGAGCTCACGATGCGCCCGGACACGCTCAGCGCCGAGGAACCGCTGGAGATCCGCGTGGCCGGCAAGGCGCTCACGATCACCATGCGCACGCCCGGCAGCGACTTCGACCTCGCCGCCGGGTTCCTGGTCGGTGAGGGGATCGTGCACCAGGGCGCCGACGTCGCCGGGATCCGGTACTGCGCCGGGGCCTCGAGGGCCTCCGGGGACGGTTCCAACACCTACAACATCGTCGACGTCGTGCTGCGCGCCGGCGTGCCCCTGCCCGACCCGTCGATGGAACGCAACTTCTACACCACTTCCTCGTGCGGCCTCTGCGGCAAGGCGAGCCTCGACGCGGTGCGCACGACCCTGCGGTGGCCGGTGACGGCCGACCCGCTCGCGGTCGGCCCGCAGGTGCTGGCGACCCTGCCGGACGCGTTGCGCACGGCGCAGAAGGTGTTCGATCGCACCGGCGGCCTGCACGCGGCCGGCCTCTTCGACGCCGGCGGGCAGCTGCTCTGTGTGCGGGAGGACGTCGGGCGGCACAACGCGGTCGACAAGGTCGTGGGGTGGGCCGCGCGCGAAGGCCGGCTGCCGCTGACCGGCACGATGCTCATGGTCAGCGGGCGGGCGTCGTTCGAGCTCGTGCAGAAGGCCGCGATGGCGGGAATCCCGTTGCTGTCGGCCGTTTCCGCGCCGTCCTCGCTAGCCGTGGAGCTGGCCGAGGAGGTCGGGCTCACGCTGGTCGGCTTCCTGCGGGGCACGTCGATGAACGTCTACACGCGAGCCGACCGCCTCGGCCTCCACGATCCACTGCAGCTCGTGGAGCGCTGA
- a CDS encoding OFA family MFS transporter produces the protein MSEPQTTTAVRELKDVYGRRYRVGESDLDLLGRPRSWMLWLSGAAMFAAGLQQYGFGAIAPVLTSAHGWTFTEVVVSLAVWAVAQASVVFPAAWLRDRGRLSPSFAVVLGGILCAIGLVTLGHASSLAVVFVGYSLLGGIGTGLVYGTCVGAVMRWFPDHTATRVGAVSGAFAYGSVPFVLVAGFGLSVGNRDVLLDVTAALVLVVVVGAGALLRYPPRNWWPVGAPDPREWARDKVRNRTVSVNRPAVRHYRPAELLRCGTTLALYGTVGLAAAVLLFDLAYLATFVAEQGGGTGLAAIALAVLAGVTGTGRVLLGWLSDRVGRRRILQLALVAGGIGQFVLFYSGEHRHAFGLVLGAALAGLGNGCCYTLLTGLVREYFGEESALQNFGVLYSAKAVGALLGIGLAALVVTAHGYFGAFAAAGLFSLAAAVLTGRLTQPGRPKSLLPAR, from the coding sequence ATGTCCGAGCCCCAGACCACCACCGCGGTTCGCGAGCTGAAGGACGTCTACGGACGCCGGTACCGGGTCGGGGAAAGCGACCTGGACCTGCTCGGCCGCCCCCGGAGCTGGATGCTCTGGCTCAGCGGCGCCGCGATGTTCGCCGCCGGACTGCAGCAGTACGGCTTCGGCGCCATCGCGCCGGTGCTCACCAGCGCGCACGGCTGGACGTTCACCGAGGTCGTGGTGTCGCTCGCAGTCTGGGCGGTGGCGCAGGCGAGTGTGGTGTTCCCCGCGGCCTGGCTGCGCGACCGCGGCCGGCTCTCGCCGTCGTTCGCCGTGGTGCTCGGCGGGATCCTGTGCGCGATCGGTCTCGTGACGCTCGGCCACGCGTCGAGCCTGGCCGTGGTGTTCGTGGGCTACTCGCTGCTCGGCGGCATCGGCACGGGGCTGGTCTACGGCACCTGCGTCGGCGCCGTGATGCGCTGGTTCCCCGACCACACCGCCACGCGCGTCGGGGCGGTGAGCGGCGCCTTCGCCTACGGCAGCGTTCCCTTCGTGCTCGTCGCCGGCTTCGGCCTCAGCGTCGGCAACCGCGACGTGCTCCTCGACGTGACGGCTGCACTCGTGCTCGTCGTCGTGGTCGGCGCGGGCGCGCTCCTGCGCTACCCGCCACGCAACTGGTGGCCGGTCGGCGCGCCGGACCCGCGCGAGTGGGCGCGGGACAAGGTCCGCAACCGCACCGTCTCGGTCAACCGCCCCGCCGTGCGCCACTACCGGCCGGCCGAACTTCTGCGCTGCGGCACGACGTTGGCCCTGTACGGCACGGTGGGGCTGGCCGCCGCGGTGCTGCTGTTCGACCTCGCCTACCTGGCCACGTTCGTCGCCGAGCAGGGCGGAGGTACGGGTCTCGCGGCGATCGCGCTCGCGGTGCTCGCCGGCGTGACCGGCACGGGCCGGGTGCTGCTCGGGTGGCTGTCCGACCGTGTGGGCCGCCGGCGGATCCTGCAGCTGGCCTTGGTGGCGGGCGGGATCGGCCAGTTCGTGCTCTTCTACTCCGGCGAGCACCGGCATGCCTTCGGCCTCGTGCTCGGCGCCGCGCTCGCCGGGCTCGGCAACGGCTGCTGCTACACGCTGCTGACCGGGTTGGTCCGCGAGTACTTCGGTGAGGAGTCGGCGTTGCAGAACTTCGGCGTGCTCTACAGCGCCAAGGCCGTCGGCGCGCTGCTCGGCATCGGGCTCGCCGCCCTCGTCGTCACGGCACACGGCTACTTCGGTGCCTTCGCCGCGGCCGGGCTCTTCAGCCTGGCCGCGGCGGTCCTCACCGGACGGCTCACGCAGCCGGGCCGGCCCAAGTCCCTGCTTCCCGCGCGCTGA
- a CDS encoding MBL fold metallo-hydrolase produces the protein MAGALNEQSAVRMLELGGVQFTYVIDGAMALVPGAFFPAIPAAYWTEHPEALDAKGRVAASAGGLLVEREGRTLLVDVGLGVATDPVEIGGEPVAFSDSGALPDTLVALGHRPEDVEAVAFTHLHVDHTGWAFVDGRKFFPAATYLVAAQEWAPHGRGELVPGAPGRAEVIEPLAATHQVLGDGDEVFPGVRALVTPGHSPGHTSYVIEAGARRVVAFGDVFHVPAQLTHPGWPSLPDVDVAGVLAARRRIVEELERPGSIGFGCHFGDQAFGRVERDTDGLLKWEPVEAEAVLPAPRVLGTESALSPH, from the coding sequence ATGGCGGGAGCGCTGAACGAGCAGTCGGCAGTGCGGATGCTGGAGCTCGGCGGAGTGCAGTTCACCTACGTGATCGACGGCGCGATGGCCCTGGTGCCCGGCGCGTTCTTCCCCGCGATCCCGGCCGCGTACTGGACCGAGCACCCCGAAGCGCTGGACGCGAAGGGGCGTGTCGCGGCGTCCGCGGGCGGCCTGCTCGTGGAACGCGAAGGCCGGACGCTGCTCGTCGACGTCGGGCTCGGCGTCGCGACCGACCCGGTCGAAATCGGCGGCGAGCCGGTCGCCTTCAGCGATTCCGGCGCCCTGCCGGACACTCTCGTCGCGCTCGGCCACCGGCCCGAGGACGTCGAGGCCGTGGCGTTCACGCACCTGCACGTGGACCACACCGGCTGGGCGTTCGTCGACGGCCGCAAGTTCTTCCCGGCGGCCACCTACCTCGTCGCCGCGCAGGAGTGGGCGCCGCACGGGCGTGGGGAGCTCGTCCCGGGCGCGCCGGGCCGGGCCGAGGTGATCGAGCCGCTGGCGGCCACTCACCAGGTGCTCGGCGACGGCGACGAGGTCTTCCCGGGCGTCCGCGCACTCGTGACGCCCGGCCACAGCCCGGGGCACACCTCGTACGTGATCGAGGCGGGGGCGCGGCGCGTGGTCGCGTTCGGCGACGTCTTCCATGTTCCCGCGCAGCTCACGCACCCCGGCTGGCCTTCGCTGCCCGACGTCGACGTGGCCGGGGTGCTCGCGGCCCGGCGCCGGATCGTCGAGGAGCTGGAGCGACCCGGCTCGATCGGGTTCGGTTGCCACTTCGGGGACCAGGCGTTCGGGCGCGTCGAGCGCGACACCGACGGCCTGCTCAAGTGGGAACCGGTCGAGGCCGAAGCCGTGCTGCCCGCGCCGCGGGTGCTGGGGACTGAGTCCGCACTGAGTCCGCACTGA
- a CDS encoding LysR family transcriptional regulator, protein MQFQQLAYFLAVADTRHFTRAAEQTRVAQPSLSQQIRALERDVGATLFHRVRGNVTLTEAGETLLPIARRILAETEAAYRAIRELDELGRGRVRLGATPSLCTGLLPVMLAAFRRTYPGIELVLHESGSRDLQTELSEGGLDLAMIVDSRVRDDHHLESTPLFVEELVVISPKHEPAPVRGRLAIQDLKDRPLVMFRRGYDLREATVNACRAAGFDPAFAIEGGEMDAVLELVQAGLGLAVVPSTVVGDRFRMTQFTEPGLSRVVRLAFRRDVELTRAARALQEAIVRFLAGEGGLGHLPPGIRSLAGR, encoded by the coding sequence ATGCAGTTCCAGCAGCTGGCATATTTCCTGGCAGTGGCCGACACGCGGCACTTCACGCGCGCGGCCGAGCAGACGCGTGTGGCGCAACCCTCACTGTCGCAACAGATCCGAGCGCTCGAACGCGACGTCGGCGCCACGCTGTTCCACCGCGTCCGCGGCAACGTCACGCTCACCGAGGCCGGCGAGACGCTCCTGCCCATCGCGCGGCGCATCCTGGCCGAGACCGAGGCGGCGTACCGGGCGATCCGCGAGCTCGACGAGCTGGGCCGCGGCCGCGTGCGCCTCGGCGCGACCCCCAGCCTGTGCACCGGCCTGCTGCCGGTGATGCTCGCGGCGTTCCGGCGCACCTACCCCGGCATCGAGCTGGTGCTGCACGAAAGCGGCTCCCGCGACCTGCAGACGGAGCTGTCGGAAGGCGGGCTCGACCTCGCGATGATCGTCGACAGCCGGGTCCGCGACGACCACCACCTGGAGAGCACCCCGCTGTTCGTCGAAGAGCTCGTGGTGATCTCGCCGAAGCATGAGCCGGCGCCGGTGCGCGGACGGCTCGCCATCCAGGACCTGAAGGACCGGCCGCTGGTCATGTTCCGCCGCGGCTACGACCTGCGCGAAGCCACGGTGAACGCCTGCCGCGCCGCCGGGTTCGACCCGGCCTTCGCCATCGAGGGCGGCGAGATGGACGCCGTGCTCGAGCTCGTGCAGGCGGGCCTCGGTCTCGCCGTCGTCCCGAGCACCGTGGTGGGGGACCGGTTCCGGATGACGCAGTTCACCGAACCCGGCCTCAGTCGCGTCGTGCGGCTCGCCTTCCGCCGCGACGTCGAGCTCACGCGCGCGGCCCGCGCGCTGCAGGAGGCGATTGTCCGGTTCCTGGCCGGGGAAGGTGGGCTCGGTCACCTCCCACCGGGGATCCGCTCGCTCGCGGGCCGGTGA
- a CDS encoding succinate dehydrogenase cytochrome b subunit translates to MARELATARRKRPAVRLFWESSIGKKVVMAATGLLFVVWLLAHMAGNLKIFFGPETFDHYAAWLRTIGEPALPYAWFLWVQRAVLVVALVLHVTAAVQLSKRDRRARPVRYVHGQRPRATFATHTMRWGGATLAVYIVWHILDLTVGVANQDFVPEQPFHNVVADFQVWWVNVIYLVALLMLGLHINHGFWSAAQTLGIKSASKDRTVKTVGTVLAVVITGGFMIVPISVMTGWVS, encoded by the coding sequence GTGGCACGTGAACTCGCCACCGCCCGGCGGAAACGCCCGGCGGTGCGGCTTTTCTGGGAATCGTCGATCGGCAAGAAGGTCGTGATGGCGGCGACCGGGCTGCTGTTCGTGGTCTGGCTGCTCGCGCACATGGCGGGCAACCTGAAGATCTTCTTCGGGCCGGAGACCTTCGACCACTACGCGGCCTGGCTGCGCACGATCGGGGAGCCGGCCCTACCGTATGCGTGGTTCCTGTGGGTTCAGCGCGCGGTCCTCGTCGTGGCGTTGGTGCTTCACGTCACGGCGGCGGTGCAGCTGTCCAAACGGGACCGTCGGGCGCGGCCGGTGCGCTACGTGCACGGCCAGCGGCCGCGGGCGACGTTCGCCACGCACACCATGCGCTGGGGCGGCGCGACGCTGGCCGTGTACATCGTGTGGCACATCCTCGACCTCACCGTCGGGGTCGCGAACCAGGACTTCGTGCCCGAGCAGCCGTTCCACAACGTGGTGGCCGACTTCCAGGTGTGGTGGGTCAACGTGATCTACCTCGTGGCCCTGCTGATGCTCGGGCTGCACATCAACCACGGCTTCTGGAGCGCGGCGCAGACGCTGGGGATCAAGAGCGCGAGCAAGGACCGCACGGTCAAGACCGTCGGTACCGTCCTGGCCGTGGTCATCACCGGCGGGTTCATGATCGTGCCGATCTCCGTCATGACTGGATGGGTGAGCTGA